The Yersinia entomophaga nucleotide sequence AAAATTGGCGCGGCAGCTTTACGACTGCGGAAGAAGCGTTTTTCCCACCACAACATGGCGGCAAAAGCGATGCCTAATAACAGATAGGTTATCAGCAGCCCTCCGATTGGGCCGAAGGTGTCCAGCAGATTGACTTTGTCATGGTTTGTCACGAGCACTGGGGCAAAATCATCCCAGTAATATGCCAATAGAGTGGCACCGATAACGTTGCCTAAACCGACCCACCAGTAGTGAATTTGCCCTTCTACAGCACGATACATCCAGCCGGTTTCACAGCCACCAGCTAGCACAATGCCGAAACCGAATAACAGGCCACCAATGACCGCATTTGGCCCTGCCCACAGGATTTTCGGCGCAACACCCAGTTGAACATAGCTAAAGATACCAATAGCGCTCACCGCCATGCCGAGAATAATGGCTTTTGCCATATGGGTACGGCCAGTAATCCACAGATCGCGAAAAGCCGATGTGAAGCAAATCTGCGCCCGTTCGATCAATAAGCCAAAACCAATGCCAAATAGCATAGCAATGCCGAGTTTAGGCGCCTGGAATAATTCGGTTAACGCCCAGCATAATGCCAGCGCGAATACCACCATACCCAGACGGAAACGGCGCTTTGCGCGCTGAGGATTTTGCGTTAACGGTGCTGCTGCGCTGACTTTCTGCAATTTCACCGGAATACGGAATATTGGTAACAGCGTAAATTTTGCCCCGAAATAGGAGCCAGCCGCCGTTGCGAGGGCAAAAAACCAAGCGTGTAATGAAAATTGAGGAATACCAGTAAAAAATGCAGCTAAATTGCACCCCATAGCCAGACGAGCGCCAAAACCGGCAATAATCCCACCTACCAGCGCCTGAGCAATTCGAATACCGTGTTGGGGCTTACGTAGCTTAATATTGTTAGCCCACAGCGCCGCAGCGATACAACCGGCAAACATGCCGATAATCATCATTCCGTCGATACGGTCCAGCGGCGTACCTTCGAAACCTATAACTTTAAAGTAGCCCCACTCCTGCGGGTTAGCGCCGAACCACTGCATTACATGCCCGCCCCAGCGTGTGAACTCTCCGGTCACGGCCCAAAAAGTACCGGTCAGGCCAAAATAGTAGGTCGATAAGATCCCTGCGGCGATCACCGCCGGAAGCGGTGCCCAAAATCGCACCAAATATTCGGATTTAAACGACTGCCAGGTCATGCT carries:
- the yedE gene encoding selenium metabolism membrane protein YedE/FdhT; its protein translation is MTWQSFKSEYLVRFWAPLPAVIAAGILSTYYFGLTGTFWAVTGEFTRWGGHVMQWFGANPQEWGYFKVIGFEGTPLDRIDGMMIIGMFAGCIAAALWANNIKLRKPQHGIRIAQALVGGIIAGFGARLAMGCNLAAFFTGIPQFSLHAWFFALATAAGSYFGAKFTLLPIFRIPVKLQKVSAAAPLTQNPQRAKRRFRLGMVVFALALCWALTELFQAPKLGIAMLFGIGFGLLIERAQICFTSAFRDLWITGRTHMAKAIILGMAVSAIGIFSYVQLGVAPKILWAGPNAVIGGLLFGFGIVLAGGCETGWMYRAVEGQIHYWWVGLGNVIGATLLAYYWDDFAPVLVTNHDKVNLLDTFGPIGGLLITYLLLGIAFAAMLWWEKRFFRSRKAAAPILSKESL